The region CCCGTGTTGCCCTTGAGGGCGCGGGTATTGCCTACCTGTTTGAGCATCAAGTGCGCGAGCACATTACGGCGGGCCGTTTGGTTCATCTGCTGCAGGACTGGACGCCGGCCTTTCCCGGGTTTTACCTCGATTACCCAAACCAGCAGCCCATATCCCCGGCGCTGCGGGCATTTCTGGATTTTGTGCAACGGCCGCTACGGTCAGATTCATGACGGGGTGGTTTTGAGTATTCCCGGCGTTCTCTCCTGCGAGTTGCTGGTAGGAGACTTACATACCGTTGTCGTTGATACCGTGGGTCGGTAGCACCGACCCTCTCGGCTGAGCCGTTGCTCAAGGCGAGCCCATTGGTAACTGAATCATCTGCAAGTGGGCGCCAGCGGATCTGGAAAGTGACGACGTGATCTGCTCCTTATTCCCATAAGCGATAAGCACCATACTTTGCGTGATATGGCCTGCGCAGGTTTGCCGGTATGATGGGCGCCCCCGCAGTCTGGATTGCGAATACGCCATGACCTTGCAGTACCCAACCATCGCCGATTGCGTCGGCAACACTCCGCTGGTCCGTTTGCAGCGCCTGCCGGGCGTCACCAGCAATACCCTTTTGCTCAAGCTGGAAGGGAATAACCCGGCGGGATCGGTCAAAGACCGTCCGGCGCTGTCGATGATTACCCGCGCCGAATTGCGCGGGCAGATCCACCCCGGCGACACGCTGATCGAGGCGACCTCGGGCAACACCGGGATCGCTCTGGCGATGGCGGCGGCGATCAAGGGTTACAAAATGATCCTGATCATGCCGGACAACTCCAGTGCCGAACGCAAGGCGGCGATGACCGCCTATGGCGCCGAGCTGATTCTGGTGACTCAGGAAGAGGGCATGGAAGGTGCCCGCGACCTGGCTCAGCGGATGGAAGCCCAAGGCCGTGGCAAGGTGCTGGATCAGTTCGCCAATGGCGATAATCCCGAAGCGCACTACACCAGCACCGGCCCCGAAATCTGGCGCCAGAC is a window of Pseudomonas sp. DC1.2 DNA encoding:
- the cysM gene encoding cysteine synthase CysM; this encodes MTLQYPTIADCVGNTPLVRLQRLPGVTSNTLLLKLEGNNPAGSVKDRPALSMITRAELRGQIHPGDTLIEATSGNTGIALAMAAAIKGYKMILIMPDNSSAERKAAMTAYGAELILVTQEEGMEGARDLAQRMEAQGRGKVLDQFANGDNPEAHYTSTGPEIWRQTQGTITHFVSSMGTTGTIMGVSRYLKEQSDSVQIVGLQPMEGSAIPGIRRWPQEYLPKIYQADRVDRIVDMAQSEAEDVTRRLAREEGVFCGVSSGGAVAAMLRLSKEVENAVIVAIICDRGDRYLSTGIFDAPN